The Marinitoga litoralis region TGGACATTTGCTAAAATTACTGCTGCTTATGAATTGAATATTATTCATGAATTTGGATACAAGAATAATTAATCAGCTTATATAGAATCTTTTCACTCTAGCGTTCAACGTGAATTTGTTGAATCTATTGAATTTGATTATATTGATGATGTTTATAATTATTATATTTCATACATTTATTTTTATAATAATTTAAGACCCCACGGTTCTTTAAATTATTTTACTCCAGATTTTGTGTTTTATCTTTTTTCTAATCAAGCTTTTGATTCTAATGAAATTAAATCAATTAAATTTAACGATTTTATTGTTTGTAAATGTTTTCCTTATTTCTTCTCCAATATTATGGGGTCAGGCCGTTTATAAGGTGGTAATCAATTCCAAAAGATATTATAGCAACTAAAATAATAAATAAAAATAATGCTATTTTTTTCATTTTTCCCATCACCCACATTTTTTACTGTCAATATGTAAAAATCCCGGAAAAATCCGGGATTTTAATTATATTAGAATAAATCTGCTTTTCCAGCTGAACCAAGAACTTCCATTCTATCAGTAATTACTTTTATTGTGTATTCTCTTGCTAATTTGAAGTAATTTCTTGGATCAAATTCTTTTGGATTTCCGTTTAAGAATTCTCTTAAACCTGCAACAAATGCAATTCTTAAATCTGTATCTGTATTTACTTTATTAATTCCGTATTTTACTGCTTCTTTTAAAATTTCTGATGGAACACCTTTAGCTCCACCAAAATCTGCGCCATGCTTTTCTGCTATTTCAACAAATTCAGGAACTACTGATGAAGCACCATGTAATACCAATGGTCTTTTAACATATTCTTTTACTTTCTTTATTCTATCATAATCTATTTTTGCAGCACCTTTAAATTTAAATGCGCCATGTGATGTACCTACAGCAGGAGCTAAGAAATCTACATCTGTTTCTTCAACGAATATTTTAGCTTCTTCTGGATCAACTAATACATTTTCTGCAGCTACAGCTTCATCTTCAACACCAGCTAATTGTCCTAATTCTGCTTCAACTGATACACCAGCTGCATGAGCAATTTTAACAATTTCTTTTGTAATTCTCATATTTTCTTCAAATGGATGCTCTGAAGCATCAATCATTACTGATGAATATCCTGCTTTAATTGCAGCAATTATATATTCAAAACTTTTTCCATGATCTAAATGTAAAGCTACAGGAATATCTACTTCATCAGCAAATGTTCTAACCATTTTTACAAAAATTTCTGCACCTTTTCTAAAATCACCATTTCCTGCATATTTCATTGCACCTTGACTTGTTTCAATGATAACAGGTGAATTCATTCTTACTCCAGCTTCTATAATATAATGTAAAAATTCTAGATTATTAATGTTTAAAGCTGGAACTCCATAACCATGTTTATCCGCATTTTCCAAAATAACTTTTGTGTTTACATAAGGCATATTTAACCCCTCCCATTAGGAATTTAAAGATTTCAACTAATATTATACCATAGTTCTGTTAAATCTCTTCTAACCAATTTACATTATCCAAAACAATTGCCAACTCTTCGAATAATTTTTCAAAAAATGCTTTCTTTAACCCTTTATTTTTATTTGCATAATGATCTATATTCCTTAATATAGAATATGCAGAATCTTTTGATATAACATGAGATAAATCCTTTATATTTTTTGCTATTAATTTATGTTCAGAATTATCTAATATTCTTATCATATCATCTTCTTCTAATGTTTCAAAATATTTATTTAATCTTAGAATAATAGAATTTCTTTCATCAACACTCAATTCTTTTATTCTATTAATTAATACTTCATCTAAATCAAATAATATTTTTTCTGGAGTTGGTAAATTACTTTTATTTTCAATATAATTTACAAAAGTTCTTGCTGCTTCGGGTCCAACTATTCCTGAAGCTAGTATATAGGCATACTCTTTAATTTCATCTTCATTTAGATTTTTTAATACTCTACTAAGCTTGTACCAACTTCTAGGACTTGGTTTCAAATCTAATCTAAATGACACACTTTTCCCGCTTGAAATGAATTCAGGATATTCTTTAATAAATGATATTACTTCATCTGAAACACTTTCATTTTTCGCCCAATCAATCCATTCATTTACATCTGGATTTAAACTTAAATGAAAAAATCTAGACATAAATGCTGGATCTGTTATTAAATCTACTTGATCATAATCATCATCTGGAGGATTAGCTGCTGCCATAATCCATGTACCTTCTGGTAAAATATGATTATGAATTCTTCTATCTAATAATAATTGCATAATAGCATTTCTAATTGATCTATGTGCCCTATTAATTTCATCTATCATTATTATAGTGTTATCATTCTCCGGCCACCAATCAGGTTTCAAAAAAACTGTTTTGTCATTTTCTTTTGAAGGTAGCCCAATTAAATCACCAGGTTCCATTTGAGATATTACTAATATTATTAGTTCCCTATTAGTTTCTTTAGCTATATCTCGTGCAATATCTGTTTTACCTACCCCAAAATGTCCCCATAATAATGGAATTTCACCAGATTCCATTACTTTTTTTGATAAAAATTTAATATCTCCTGGTTTCATTATTTCACCTACCCATTAGAGTTAAATCTTCTTTTTGCGACTTCATCTTGTACTTTCATATAACCATTTTTAATGGCAGTTTTCCCTCTGTTTGTTGTTTTGAGTAATTG contains the following coding sequences:
- a CDS encoding AAA family ATPase, giving the protein MKPGDIKFLSKKVMESGEIPLLWGHFGVGKTDIARDIAKETNRELIILVISQMEPGDLIGLPSKENDKTVFLKPDWWPENDNTIIMIDEINRAHRSIRNAIMQLLLDRRIHNHILPEGTWIMAAANPPDDDYDQVDLITDPAFMSRFFHLSLNPDVNEWIDWAKNESVSDEVISFIKEYPEFISSGKSVSFRLDLKPSPRSWYKLSRVLKNLNEDEIKEYAYILASGIVGPEAARTFVNYIENKSNLPTPEKILFDLDEVLINRIKELSVDERNSIILRLNKYFETLEEDDMIRILDNSEHKLIAKNIKDLSHVISKDSAYSILRNIDHYANKNKGLKKAFFEKLFEELAIVLDNVNWLEEI
- the fba gene encoding class II fructose-1,6-bisphosphate aldolase, producing the protein MPYVNTKVILENADKHGYGVPALNINNLEFLHYIIEAGVRMNSPVIIETSQGAMKYAGNGDFRKGAEIFVKMVRTFADEVDIPVALHLDHGKSFEYIIAAIKAGYSSVMIDASEHPFEENMRITKEIVKIAHAAGVSVEAELGQLAGVEDEAVAAENVLVDPEEAKIFVEETDVDFLAPAVGTSHGAFKFKGAAKIDYDRIKKVKEYVKRPLVLHGASSVVPEFVEIAEKHGADFGGAKGVPSEILKEAVKYGINKVNTDTDLRIAFVAGLREFLNGNPKEFDPRNYFKLAREYTIKVITDRMEVLGSAGKADLF
- a CDS encoding integrase core domain-containing protein, with amino-acid sequence MESFHSSVQREFVESIEFDYIDDVYNYYISYIYFYNNLRPHGSLNYFTPDFVFYLFSNQAFDSNEIKSIKFNDFIVCKCFPYFFSNIMGSGRL